TCGTTGTCTTGGCAGCCCCACTGTTTGGCAAGCTGCTCCGCTTTTTCCCAACCGTGGTACAAGGTTCAGTCGTTACGATCATTGGACTGTCGCTCATTCCTGTTGCGATGAACAACGCGGCTGGCGGACAAGGAATGCCGGATTTTGGACAACCGCACAATTTGCTCTTGGCTTTAGGAACGTTGGTTATCATTTTGCTTATTAATCGTTTCTTTACCGGATTTATTCGTGCGATTTCTGTATTGCTCGGGTTGATTGTCGGTACGGTTGTAGCTTACATGATGGGGATGGTCAGCTTCGCGAGTGTTGCGGAAGCCTCTTGGTTTAGCGTGGTTGAACCGTTTTACTTCGGTACACCACAGTTCAGTATTGTGGCCATTGTTACCATGATTCTCGTCAACATCATCAGCATGGCTGAGTCCACAGGTGTTTACTTTGCACTTGGTAAAGTGACTGGTACCAAAGTAACGGATCAAGATGTTGTCAAAGGATTACGCGGGGAAGGGGTCGCCATTGTACTGGGCGGTATTTTCAACGCATTCCCTTACACGGCTTTTTCGCAAAACGTCGGTCTGGTTTCCTTGACTGGCATTAAATCACGTGATGTGATGATTGGTGCCGGTGGGATCTTGGTCGTTCTCGGATTACTGCCAAAGCTGGCAGCTTTGACAACGGTCATTCCTAACGCGGTATTGGGTGGAGCGATGATCGCTATGTTTGGGATGGTAGTTGCATCAGGTA
The window above is part of the Brevibacillus antibioticus genome. Proteins encoded here:
- a CDS encoding nucleobase:cation symporter-2 family protein; amino-acid sequence: MLAKHKIVTLGLQHILAMYAGAVVVPLIIGGALNLTPTQIAYLIAADLFTCGIATLLQVLGTRYTGIRLPVVLGCTFTAVGPIIAIASTSNLATAYGAIIISGIFVVLAAPLFGKLLRFFPTVVQGSVVTIIGLSLIPVAMNNAAGGQGMPDFGQPHNLLLALGTLVIILLINRFFTGFIRAISVLLGLIVGTVVAYMMGMVSFASVAEASWFSVVEPFYFGTPQFSIVAIVTMILVNIISMAESTGVYFALGKVTGTKVTDQDVVKGLRGEGVAIVLGGIFNAFPYTAFSQNVGLVSLTGIKSRDVMIGAGGILVVLGLLPKLAALTTVIPNAVLGGAMIAMFGMVVASGINILSQVDLNKNENLLIAACSIAVGLGSAAVPAMFDQLPTLAKMMLQNGIVTGSMTAVILNILLVHTNKKASQTAPANVTVSEAS